Proteins encoded within one genomic window of Mustela erminea isolate mMusErm1 chromosome 21, mMusErm1.Pri, whole genome shotgun sequence:
- the POMK gene encoding protein O-mannose kinase, giving the protein MDGKAQDSSRSLPRRAVPPAVGLLLSMALMNALLYLCLDWFFIAPPHSTPGSTHCPHGHFRMGQMKNCSPWLSCEELRTEVRQLKRVGEGAVKRVFLSEWKERKVALSRLSQLEMKEDFLHGLEMLKGLQSKHVVTLLGFCEDDNTILTEYHPLGSLSNLEATLNLSKYQNVNTWQRRLQLAVDYVSIINYLHHSPLGTRVMCDSNDLPKTLSQYLLTSNFSLVVNDLDALPLVNHSSGTLVKCGHRELHGDFVAPEQLWPYGEDTPFDDDLMPSYDEKIDIWKIPDVSSFLLGHVEGSDMVRFHLFDIHKACKSQTPAERPTAQDILDTYKKVLNLLRDTMVSQTREML; this is encoded by the exons ATGGACGGGAAAGCCCAGGACAGCAGCAGAAGCCTTCCCCGCAGAGCAGTGCCCCCAGCCGTGGGGCTGCTGCTCTCTATGGCTCTCATGAATGctctcctctacctctgccttgACTGGTTTTTCAtcgcccctccccactccactccGGGCTCCACCCACTGTCCCCACGGACATTTCAGAATGGGACAGATGAAAAACTGTTCACCGTGGCTGTCCTGCGAGGAGCTGAGGACAGAAGTGAGGCAGCTGAAGCGTGTTGGGGAAGGAGCCGTGAAGAGA GTCTTTCTGTCTGAGTGGAAGGAGCGCAAAGTGGCGCTCTCACGGCTCTCCCAGCTGGAGATGAAAGAGGATTTCCTGCACGGGCTGGAGATGCTGAAAGGTCTACAGAGTAAACACGTGGTCACCCTGCTCGGCTTCTGTGAGGACGACAACACTATCCTTACTGAATATCACCCCTTGGGCTCCTTGAGCAATCTGGAAGCAACACTGAACCTTTCCAAGTACCAGAACGTGAACACGTGGCAACGCAGGCTACAACTGGCTGTGGACTACGTCAGTATCATCAACTACTTGCACCACAGCCCCCTGGGCACACGCGTCATGTGCGACTCCAACGACCTGCCCAAGACGCTGTCACAGTATCTGCTGACCAGTAACTTCAGCCTCGTGGTGAATGACCTGGACGCCTTGCCCCTGGTGAACCACAGCTCTGGGACGTTGGTGAAGTGTGGCCACCGGGAGCTGCATGGAGACTTCGTGGCTCCAGAGCAGCTGTGGCCCTATGGGGAAGACACGCCTTTTGACGATGACCTCATGCCCTCCTATGACGAGAAGATTGACATCTGGAAGATTCCAGATGTCTCTAGCTTCCTTTTGGGGCATGTTGAAGGGAGCGATATGGTCCGGTTTCATTTGTTTGATATTCATAAAGCCTGTAAGAGCCAGACGCCTGCAGAACGACCGACAGCTCAGGATATTCTAGACACTTACAAGAAGGTTTTGAATTTACTCAGAGATACCATGGTGTCCCAGACAAGAGAAATGCTCTAG